A region of the Arachis hypogaea cultivar Tifrunner chromosome 15, arahy.Tifrunner.gnm2.J5K5, whole genome shotgun sequence genome:
ATTTGGTGTGGTAGTCATAATCACCGTGGTCTTCATTTAGCATCTTGGAGAGTTTTGACGACTCCGAAAAAGTTTGGAGGTCTTGCTTTGCGGGAGTCACGGTTGGTCAATTTTTCTTTATTAGGAAAGctagtttggcaatttttgatGAATCAAGAGAAACTGTGGGTCAAGATTATGCTTCAGAAATACCTCCAGAATAGAAACCTATTTGCAGTTAAAGCAATGGGTTCTTCCTCATATATATGGAAGTCTATTGTGTACACAACTTCCGTATTAAAGGAAGGGTTTGTTTGGAAAGTGAGAGCTCTTTCTAAGAATTTCTGGTTTGACTCTTGGTTGCACTCTGGGCCAGTAGGAGCGAGGGGTTGAATTTCTTGATATTTGTGAGGCTGTTTTGACCATTGAAGATGTTTACCGTGATGGAGTTTGGCATTTGGAGAGGATTTACTCTTTTATTCCTAGGGACTTAAGGGAAGACATTCTTAGTTTAGTACATATTTCGACTTCTGGTCGTGATTTAGGTTGTAGTTGGGAGCACACTCTTTACTCTGCTAAACAAGGATATTTATGGTTAattcagaataagttgaattgggaTAGGAATatcaattggctttggctttggaagGTGCGGGTTCCTAAAAAGTTGAGGCTCTTAGTGTGGCTTTGCCTTTATGATGCTATACCAACTCAATATCTACATTTTCGGCGACATCTCTCCTCCTCATCCTTATATATACGTTGCAATCAACTTCCGGAGACAATTCTTCATTGTATGTTTTCGGGATTGTGAAGTGGTTCGATCAGTTTGGGTTTCTCTAGGTTTTTCTGATGTGTGTTTCTTTGGCTCTCACGAGGTGCATGATTGGTTCAAGCATAGCCTCCTCAATGAAGGTTGTTCCAAATTTGCAGCTGCTATAATATGGTCAATTTGGCAACACAGAAATATGGGTAATTTTCAGGGAGTTTTTGGATCTCCTGGGTCAATTGCATACAAGGCTCGCAGGTGCATGGTGAATTTTGAATATACAACTCAGAATCGAGTGTGTTGCGTCCAAGGATTAAAACTTCTGTCTTGGTCTCCGCCAGAATTTGGTGCTTGGAAGTTAAATTGTGATGGGAGTGTGAACTTGGGGGATGATTGTGCTGGTTTTGGGTGGGTAATTCGCGATAGCTCCAGTCAATGGGTAATGGGATGCTCAGGAAATTCCTTTGGATCTAGTGTCATCAAGATGGAGTTGTGGAGTATATGGAAAGGTTTGGCTTGAGTTTAGGAGGCGGGTCTTAAGCTTGTTGTCTGTGAGACAGATTGCACAGCAGCTTTTGAGCTAGTGACTGGTTGACAAGTTTCACTCTGACATCTTGAAAAAGAAGTGATACAACTGATCTTTGAGTTGAAGTTAAAAAAGAGATTGGGATATTCATTTTGAGCTTATCCCTAGAGAAGCTAATATTGTGGCAGATCGGTTGACAAAGATAGAATCTGGAGCAGGGGCGGAGGTACACATATGGAAAGGGGGCAATCCCCCCccccaaatttttaatttttgttaaaagaaaaagaataatagacatagcccctcttttttttttttttcagcctcctctttttttttttggtacacTTTTTCAATTCTCCtttcattcataaaaaaaatcagtCCATTTTTATATAACATTAACAAAGTATAATAGTTTTAGGCTTAGTCTAATAATTtactttatttgaaaaataaaatataatttttttcttctcaatATTTTCATTCACTCAAATTTTCCACTTTTATTTTATAGCAGATAATAATTTTAGTAAATTATTAAACATCGTCCCCTCCCTAAATAGTTAGTATAGCTCCGTCCCTGATCTAGAGGTAGCGAAGCTGATGAGGTTCACCTTTAACACCAGCCGTCGAAGGTGGTTTATCCTTTCTTTCTGTTAAGaacctgatttttttttttttctgctcttttattttttctcttggttgttcacaaaaaaaaaaataacgagAAGCattgttataaattttttaattcatcttcCAGTTTTTTAATTCATCTCCGTGAGCGATTTTTTTTTCCTAATAAAAAACCTATACTCATAACATAacatatatagtatatatattaatatatattttaatattaatgatatgaacaaatgaccatttgtacctataaaagatgaaaacgctgacatatgtaCCCATATTAAATTGAAACTAAACTTGTATCCACACAAAATATcttccgtgtgacaaaagtaccctgTCTTTAGAGGGTTGGAGTGCCACGtagggtacttttgtcacacgaaGGGCATCTTACGTGAatacaagtttagtttcgatttAGTGTAGGTACATATGTTagcgttttcatcttttatgggtacaaatggtcatttattctaatgatatatattaataatatgttTATGTATGTTGCATATAGcgaataaatatattgatataagtatattttagtaacataaatatataaaatagtttAACGTTAATacatattcataattaaaattagtataaaaattaataaataaaaaagtaaagtatcgtttttgtccccaacgtttaggGTATGTTTTAAAATTGTTTCTaacatttcaatcgtcctatttaaattcataacgttttaaaattggctcaatgttgtcctgccgttagggatccattaacagaattgacgacgggacaaaattgagacgattttgaaacgttagagacttaaataggacgaaaacgttggaggcaaaaacgatacataaaaataaattttaattttatccttcaataatatcaattttttactgtacatagtattcaattattttttaatcacatctaagtaaattacacttaatcacattactttcattctaaataaatttattttttttataattttacacttaaagtaatataatttttttataaataaataaattttacactttcattctaaataaataatgtaatgtgattagaatgaaagtgtaaaattataaaaaatatatatatataagtaatgtaattaaataatgaaagtaaaattacattatttagaatgaaagcataaaagttatttattcataaaaaattactttactttaagtgtaaaattataaaaaaattaatttattttttagaataaaagtgtaaaattataaaaaaaatataagtaatgtgattaaataatgaaagtaaaattatattatttagaatgaaagtataaaatttatttatttataaaaaaattacattattttaagcgtaaaattataaaaaaattaatttatttaaaatgaaagtataaaattataaaaaaaaatataaataatgtgattaaataataaaagtgtaaaatttatttatttataaaaaaaattatattactttaagagtaaaattataaaaaaattaatttatttagaatgaaagtaatgtgaacggtaatttatttagatgtgattaaaaaataattgaatactatgtacagtaaaaattgatattattgaaggataaaattaaaatttatttctatgtatcgtttttgtccttaacgttttcgtccttaacgttttcgtcctatttaagtctctaacgtttttAAATCGTTTCAATTTTTTCCGCCGTCAATTctattaacggatccctaacggcaagacaacattgagttaattttgaaacgttaagaaTTTAAATAAGACGAtcgaaacgttagggacaactttaaaacttaccttaaacgttaaggacaaaaacgatactttactcttctatttattaatttttatactgattttaattatgaatatatgTATTAACATTaaagtattttatatatttatgatactaaaatatacttatatcaatatatttattctaAATATATTGCTATATGcaacatacataaatatattattaataaatatagtattataataatatatatcattaatattaaaatatatattaatatatatactatatatgtTATGTTATGAGTATAGGTTTTTTTTTACGAGTTCCTATGAAACGAATACCTCAATCTCTTTTTTTGGATTCCTGATCTACATTTAATCGTGGGAGCGGATTTTATGTCTGTGAGAATTTTGTAGGTTTTCGTTAATTTTTTTGCTGCGAATAATCTCCGTGGGTATCTTCCTATTTGAGTATGATATTTgactttttgaaaaagaaaaaaaaaatataattttatagtttttactatttattattcAGTGAGATTAGTTAGATCATAGATGAATTGTTTAGATACGAGAATAAAGCAGTTATTGGGATAGGCCGGATAGCCTATTTGAGGGAGGCCAAACAAGTAAGAAACTATATGTGTAAGAGACCAAATAGCTCACCTAAATCTATCTATAATAAGTATAAGTATGATACAGTAGGTACTTCTCATATTCATATGAGTCTtagattttagattttaaatcataaatttttaattttacattttaaattataaaagttgattttttataatttttttatttgattatattgtTTCTTAAAGTTGATTATAGAAGTAAATCTATTTGATTGTAAGTATAAATTTAGCTTGTAATTTTTATGGCATTATATATAAACCATTGTGTATTTATATGGAGTTACTGATAATATCTGATTTTGTGGGATTTATATAGAACAgttcataaattttaaataaagatgATTTGTAATCAGTGTTTATTAACTCATTGGTTAAATCAAGGGTGTGTTAGTATAATGTA
Encoded here:
- the LOC114925342 gene encoding uncharacterized protein, whose translation is MLYQLNIYIFGDISPPHPYIYVAINFRRQFFIVCFRDCEVVRSVWVSLGFSDVCFFGSHEVHDWFKHSLLNEGCSKFAAAIIWSIWQHRNMGNFQGVFGSPGSIAYKARRCMVNFEYTTQNRVCCVQGLKLLSWSPPEFGAWKLNCDGSVNLGDDCAGFGWVIRDSSSQWVMGCSGNSFGSSVIKMELWSIWKGLA